The Flavobacteriales bacterium genome contains the following window.
TTCGCCAACCAAAGCAACTGTTTTACCTTTTTCAATGGTAATGTTAATGTCGCTTAATACTTCTTCTTTGCCATAACTAAAGCACACATTTTTATAAGTAACTGATTCTTTAAAACCATCTAATTTTATAGGGTTGTCAGTTTCTTTAATGTTGTTTTCTGCTTGCAACAATTCTTCAATTCGTTCTGCCGAAGCTGCACCTTTTTGAATGATAGAATAAGCACTAGATATGGCTTTAATTGGGCTTAATAATCGTGCAAAAATAATGATGTAACCTATAAATTCACCACCATTAAAAGTTCCTTCACCATTTAAAACTAAACTTCCACCGTAATAAGCTAGTGTTACCATTACGGCAGAACCTAAAAACTCACTTAATGGAGAAGCTGAATCGCGTTTACGAATCATTTTTAAATGTAAATCGGTGTAATCTTGATTAAGTTTTTGAAAAGTTTTAGTTACTTTTTTTTCTGAATGAAAAGCTTTTATTATCCTTAATCCACCAATTGATTCTTCAACATTTGATAACAATTCGCCCATTTGAGCTTGTAATTTTCCAGATGTTCTTTTTAGACTTTTTCCAACTCTACCAATAATAAATCCACTTATTGGAAGCAGAATTAACGAAAAAAGTGTCAGGTTTGGGTTCATTGCAATCATTACTGCCAATGAAAGTATAATAGAAATAGGTTCTTTAAACAACAATTCTAATGAGTTTAAAATTGACCATTCTACTTCTTGAACATCGGTGGTAACTTTAGCAATAATGTCTCCTTTTTTTTCTTCAGAATAAAACAAAAGAGGCAAAGCAAGTATTTTAGCTTGAAGTTCGTTTCTTAAATCTCTAACAACACCTGTTCGAAGCACAGCAATAAAGAACATGGCTAAATAACGACATACATTTTTAATTAAAAACATAATGCCAACCAATACACAAACAAAAAGTAAAACTTTCGCTTTGTTTTCGTCTTCAATGTACTGACTTAGTGTGTAATTAAAATAATTTTCGAAATACTCTTTGGTTAAAGCAAACTCAGGTTTTGTAGTAACTACATCTGTAGTTTGATTAAATAAAATGTTTAAAAATGGAACAAATAAGAGCATTGATAGCAACTCGAAAATTACTGCCAAAATATTAAAGATGATGTTTAGAAAAGCAAACCTTTTATAGTTAAGCGCATACTTTAATATTTTTTTAAAACTTTTCATTTGCTTTTTGCTGAAGGTTAAATTAAATCTACTCCTGTAAAAGTAAACGGAGAAATTTTTCGCAACTCATTTTTTATTTCTTCACTAACATTAAGTGTATCAATAAAATTAGCAATTGAGGTAGCTGTTATTTTTTCGTTCGTTCTCGTTAATTCTTTTAATGCTTCGTAAGGTTTTGGGTAGCCTTCGCGACGTAAAACGGTTTGAATGGCTTCGGCAGCTACAGCCCAATTTTCTTCTAAATCGGCGTGTATTTTTGCTTCGTTTAGCAACAATTTATTTAAACCTTTTAAAAGCGATGCCATTGCCAATACAGTGTGACCAATTGGAACGCCAACGTTACGCAAAACGGTAGAATCGGTTAAATCGCGTTGCAAACGAGAAATGGGCAATTTAGCTGATAAATGCTCAAAAATGGCGTTGGCAATACCCAAGTTTCCTTCCGAGTTTTCAAAGTCGATAGGGTTTACTTTGTGTGGCATGGCTGACGAACCTATTTCACCCTCTTTAATTTTTTGTTTGAAATAATCCATCGAAACATAAGTCCAAACGTCACGGTCTAAATCAATTAAAATGGTGTTGATGCGTTTTAAACCATCAAAAAGAGCGGCTAAATTATCGTAGTGTTCAATTTGAGTGGTGGTTTGAGAACGGTCTAACCCTAAGCTATTGTTTACAAAATTGTTCGAGAAATCTATCCAATTGTAGTTTGGATAAGCCACATGGTGCGCATTTAAGTTACCTGTTGCTCCACCAAACTTTGCTGAAAAAGGTACTGCTTTTACTTGCAACAGTTGTTTTTCGATACGCTCCACAAACACATAAAATTCTTTACCCAATTTAGTAGGAGAAGCTGGTTGTCCGTGCGTTTTTGCCAACATAGGTATATTTGCCCAAGCATCAGACATTTCTTTTAATTTTACTAAACAATCGTTAAGTAAAGGATAATAAACAGCGTCTAATGCTTCTTTAATCGATAATGGAACAGAGGTGTTGTTAATGTCTTGTGAAGTTAAACCGAAATGTACAAACTCTTTGTAAGCAGGGTTAATGTTTAATAAATCGAACTTCTTTTTGATAAAATACTCAACGGCTTTAACATCGTGGTTGGTTACTTTTTCTTCGTCTTTAACCGACTGAATATCAGCATCCGATAAGTTGTTGTAAATGTTTCGTAAATCGGCATATTTTGCTTTATCAAAACCTTGGAGTTGAGGTAAAGGCAATTCGCAAAGGGCAATAAAATATTCTATTTCAACTCTAATACGGTAGTTGATTAAAGCCGCTTCCGAAAAATAAGGAGCCAAAGCCTCTGTTGTTTTTCTGTATCTACCATCAATGGGTGAAATTGCTGTTAAAGCAGTAAGGTTCATTTTTCGAGAATTTTATTGAAGTGCAAAAGTATAATTTTAAAACGAAATATAAGAATAGTATAAATAAGAGTGGCTTGACTCTTTCGTTTATCGGGTTGGTGCTAGGCAAAGTGGCGGATTTCGGAGCACTAAACTGTCAATACACCACAAAAGTTGATGCGATGACCCGTCCTAAAATAAGTTTACCAGTTTTTGTTTATAATCCTAAAATAATTTTACAAATATAAATTAATCCTGAAGAACTTTTACGGGATTAGTTCTAAAGTAGTTTTTCCATTTTCTGTAAGTTTTAGTTTTGTTATGATGAGTATAATCTGGAGTATGTAAATTAATACTTAAATGCGGTCTTTCTTGATTGTACAGATTAACAGAGCGTTTAAGTAAGAAGTTAGCTTGGTTAAAAGATTTTGGTTTATATTTTTTTAAATATTCGTTTTTAATAATACCGTTAAGTCTTTCAGCAATAGCATTTTCTTTAGGATCTCCATTTTCAGTCATGCTAATATTAATATTGTTTTTGTGTAAAAGCTTTACATAATCCATTGCACAATATTGCACACCTCTATCAGAGTGATGAATAAGACCAGTATGATTTTCATTAAGGATGCTTAGAGCCATTAATAAAGCATTTCTAGTAGATTTCATGTCTAAATGTTCAGATAAACTATATCCAACAATTTTACGAGAATAAGCATCGGTAATGAAGCTGATGTATAAAAACTCACCATTTATTTTCCAATAAGTAATATCACTTACCCATAATTGATTTGGTGCTGTTACCCGGTAGTTTTTAATTAAATTAGGCCATTTACGCATCCAATGTCCAGAATAGGTTGTGGTGACTTTACGTATTCTAGTGCGTATTAATAATTTTTCGTTTGCTAAAAGGTTAAATAAAGCATCTCTACCAATACTAATATGATGTTCATTAAAAAAAGGCTGCATCATGTGATATAGCTTTCGAGTTCCTATTCGAGGATGATACTCTCTAATGCTTAAAACATGTTGTATAACGAGTTCTTTTTTAGACTCAATGGTTAATTTATTTCTAAGATATTGAAAGTTAGCTTGCCTGCTTACACCAAACAATCGACAAATATTATCCAACGAATAGTTGTTGTACTTATCTTTTGTTTCACGGATTATTTGGTGTCTGACTTTTTTCTAATGTTGAGCTTGAGGTCTTTTTCAGCAATTTCAATAACTCTAGAGTACATTTCAGAGCGTATTTTTTCGTCGCTGAGTTGTTTTTCAAGCTCTTTAATGCGTTTGTTGAGTGCATAGTTTTCTAGCTCTACTTCACTCAAATCTGGCTTTTTCTTTTTCAAACGATTAGTATTTGGAAGACCAAGATAATCTTTTTTACCGTATGGGTCTGTTATTCCAAATTTACGCATCCATTCCTGAATGGCACTATTGGCTCTAATTTCATACTTATCTAAAATTTCACGTTTGGTTAAATCACTTTCTAAATATTCAGTGATTACTTTTTTCTTAAACTCATCACTATAAAAAGTTGCTGGGTTTGGTCGCTTTTTTGTTTCTGTTTTTTTCATGTTTACACGTTATTTTGTGTAAACTTATTTCAGGACGAGACACGAGGCAGAATGTTCAATTAACCACGTCACCCGCCATTGAGTCAAACGCCTGTTAGCAGTAGTTTTATTCTAGAAGTAATATGGTTTGGTCGCATTTGGTGTAAATATTTTAATAAGTCCGTCAGAAGAAATTTTAATAGAAATTCCATTTGCACTCAGAACAGATGCTGCCGATTCGCCTGTTCCTGTTATTCCCGAAACTTTCGCTTTTTCAATGTTTACTATTACTCCAATAAAAAGCAAGTTGCCTTCTTTATCAATTATTGAACTACCGTCACTTGTAATACACCTAAAAATATGATTAATGGCTTGTTTGTCTGTAATATTTAGACCTACTTTTAAAAAACTGTTTTTAGTCTTTGTATTTATTAATTCATCAATTTTGTTTATGTCATCAGGAAACCAAAGGATTGTACTATGCTGTTTTTTAGAACAACTTAAAATGTAAAACAATATTGAATTTATTACTTTTTCATCAGCGGTAATATTTGCTGTTAGAATGTCCTTAAGAACGGAATAATTCCTATACCGCCATTGGTTCTCGAAGAAAATAAATTCACTTCCGTCTGATGAGCATATTGACAGTAATTTTTCATTTTCGACCTTGATTAAAAAGTCTCCCCCTTTGAGGGTTAATGCAAGCGAATGTGTATCTAAAAAGTTTCCTTTTGAATATTCTTCATCTAGAATGAAAATATTATTGAAACATAAATTTTTATTACCAAGAAAAAAAGAAGTTTTTCCGTCAACCAAATACCAAACACGTTTATTTATTTTATCGGTGTCGCTTATAAAAAATGGGGTTGTCAATTCTTTTACTATACCAAATCGTTCTCCTTTAACTATGTCTTGAGATTTGGTGAAAATTGCACCTGTTGAGAAATATTCTCCTTCAAAAGATGTTGTCCTTAATTTAAAGAAATATTCAATTAGATGTCTTACTTGACGGCTATCATAAGCACCTTTACTTATGTATTCTGTTATTGTCTCTTTTATAATTTCATCTCCAAAAAGCAAAGAACTGTTTTGAAAAAAACGAGGCAGTTCCTTTGAGAAATAATGAGATAATATATTTTCAAAAATGTTCAGTATTCTTGTTTGCTTCCTTACGTCAATGTCAGAGATATGAAAACCAATTGCTGAGATAAGTTGATGTTCTTTAAACATTCTACCCAAGATTAAAACATTGTTGTCATCAATTGGATAGAATCCTCTTTTTATATTTTTATGAATATCGATTCCATAATCGTCTAAAAAAACTTTTTCTGGCAGAGTTATCACTTTGACCGAGCAAGAGAAAAAATTACTAATTGTCTCCGTTAAAATATTTAAGGCAAATTTTTTGAAAATTCGAAAAGCACTAAGTTTATGAATTTCTGTATACGTTACTTTCGTACTCATTAGTTTTTGTATTTCTGATATTGACAGTTTTTTATTTGCGATTTCGGTTTAAATTACTGCTAACGATATTGTTGGAAAGCGTTTTAATGTTTCTTACAATGATGTTAAACGAAGTTCGCGTTTTTTTAACACAAAGTCAATAGTTTTAAGTTGAGTTATACATTAAATTTATAAACAACTTTCGTATTTTTGGTAAAAAGCAACTCGTTATGGGAATTTTTTTTAAACATTTTGGAATCGGTTTATCGGCCTACGGTAAGGCACTAGAAATTATATTTTCTAAAGGTTTGTGGTGGTTTTTTATTTTTCCAATATTGCTTAATGTGTTGTTCTTTTTGGGAGGTTTTGCGTTAATCGATTTTTTAACCGAGTACACTACCGATTGGGCGTATAATTTAATTAAAAACGAAAATGCTACGTATTGGGGAGCAGCATACGTACAAGGGGTGTTGTCTGGCTTTATTTGGTTGGTATTTAAAATTTTGTTCTTTTTTGTGTTTGCTTATTTGGGTGGCTACATTGTTATCATTTTAATGTCGCCTGTGTTTTCAATACTTTCCGAAAAAACAGAAACCATTTTAACAGGCAAAAAATACCCTTTCGATGCCGACCAATTGATGCGCGATATTGCTCGAGGTGTTTTAATAGCATTCCGAAATTTATTTATAGAGTTATTGTTTATTGTAGGAGTTTTTATATTGAGTTTTATTCCTATTGTTGGTCAATTAGGAGCAATTTTTCTGTTTTTTGTGTCTTCCTATTTTTATGGGTTTTCGTTTATGGATTATACCATAGAACGCCAAAAATATAGTGTTAAACAAAGTGTGGAGTTTATTCGTCAACACAAAGGAATAGCCATAGCAAACGGTGTGCTATTTTCAGTGTTTATGCTTATTCCTTTTTGTGGTTACACCTTAGCAGGTTTTGTGTCGATAATTTCTGTAGTTGCTGCAACCATTTCCACACATAAAGTTTTAGTGGAAACTAAAAGTTAATTGAGTATCCGTCATTGCGGGCTTGACCCGCAATCTGAAATAGTACCAAAGTATAGATTATGGGTCAAGCCCGTAATGACGAACTAGATGGATGTTCTCGATACGCTTCGCTACTCGAACCGACAAGGAGCGTTTTTCTATGTTTCCATGTGGTTAAAAATTAAGTTAAAGTGCTAACTTCGCCACAATAAAATTATTGAGTTTGAAAGTTAAAGTCTCTATCGTTTCGTATTCCAATACCTTGCCTTTTTTGTACGGCTTACAACATTCAGATATATTGAATGAGATTGATTTGCAATTGGATATTCCATCGAAATGCGCCGAAAAATTGTTGACCAATCAAGTAGATATAGGTTTGGTACCCATTGCCATTTTACCAGAAATGAAAGAACACCATATTATTACTGATTACTGTATTGGTGCCACTAAAAAAGTAAACTCGGTTGTGTTGTATAGCGATGTTCCATTGTATAAAATCGATACCATTTTACTCGATTATCAATCAAAAACATCCATTAATTTAGTGCAAGTTTTGGCAAAACAATTTTGGAAAATAGCTCCAACATTTAAAAATGCAAGTGTTGGGTTTGAACAAAAAATAGGAGGTTCAATTGCTGGCGTGATTATTGGAGATCGTACTTTCGATTTGCCAAAAACGTTTAAATATCAATACGATTTAGCTGAAGAATGGATAAGGGTTACACAACTACCTTTTGCTTTTGCTTGTTGGGTTTCTAACAAAAAAATGCCAGAAGAATTTATCCAAAAATTGAATGCTGCCTTGAAATTTGGTGTAGAAAATATTGCTCAGTCAGTAAATCTTTCAACAAATCAACACATTGATAAAAGTAAGTTAGAAAACTATTTAATACACGACATTAGTTATCCGTTAAACAACGAAAAAAGAAAATCGATTGACCTTTTTTTGAGATTTTTACGCGAAAATGTTAATATCTAAACAGTTAATGACTGACTTATAATTTTTAAATACGAGCATAATCACTATTTTTGTTTTAATACTTAATAAACACTTTACATGAACAGAATTAACCAACTACTTGTCGTTTTACTTGTCTTTACAACCACTTTAACTTTTGCCCAAGAAAAAAAGTCGAAAAAACCCAATAAGGTTGCTTATAAAATGAAAATGAGTGAGGCTCGTCATTTGTACCTAAATGGAAACATTAGAGGTGGTTTGCTTATTTATAGAGAAATGTTGAAAGATTTTACCAACGACGCTACGGTTAATTATAGAATAGGAGAGTGTTATTTGGAGTTAAAAGATTGGCAATTGGCGGTGGAATACTTTCAAAATGCAAAAGGATTAAACCCAAAGGTTGCACCTGAATTGAATTACAAGTTAGGAGAAGCTTATCACAGAAACAATCAGTTAGATAAAGCACAAGAAGCTTTTGCTGAATACCAAAAAGGATTAAAAAAGAAAGATGCTTTGTACGATGCAGATAAAATGCAGGAGCAAGTGGC
Protein-coding sequences here:
- a CDS encoding ABC transporter ATP-binding protein codes for the protein MKSFKKILKYALNYKRFAFLNIIFNILAVIFELLSMLLFVPFLNILFNQTTDVVTTKPEFALTKEYFENYFNYTLSQYIEDENKAKVLLFVCVLVGIMFLIKNVCRYLAMFFIAVLRTGVVRDLRNELQAKILALPLLFYSEEKKGDIIAKVTTDVQEVEWSILNSLELLFKEPISIILSLAVMIAMNPNLTLFSLILLPISGFIIGRVGKSLKRTSGKLQAQMGELLSNVEESIGGLRIIKAFHSEKKVTKTFQKLNQDYTDLHLKMIRKRDSASPLSEFLGSAVMVTLAYYGGSLVLNGEGTFNGGEFIGYIIIFARLLSPIKAISSAYSIIQKGAASAERIEELLQAENNIKETDNPIKLDGFKESVTYKNVCFSYGKEEVLSDINITIEKGKTVALVGESGGGKSTFADLLPRFYDVNSGSVNVDGVNIKDASIESLRKLIGVVTQESILFNDTIFNNIAFGVDNATEEDVIAAAKIANAHNFIIEFDKGYHTNIGDRGNKLSGGQKQRISIARAVLKNPPILILDEATSALDTESEKLVQDALYKLMNNRTSIIIAHRLSTIQNADEIIVLQKGKIVERGHHNYLIAKEGIYKRLSDLQTFGN
- the purB gene encoding adenylosuccinate lyase, with product MNLTALTAISPIDGRYRKTTEALAPYFSEAALINYRIRVEIEYFIALCELPLPQLQGFDKAKYADLRNIYNNLSDADIQSVKDEEKVTNHDVKAVEYFIKKKFDLLNINPAYKEFVHFGLTSQDINNTSVPLSIKEALDAVYYPLLNDCLVKLKEMSDAWANIPMLAKTHGQPASPTKLGKEFYVFVERIEKQLLQVKAVPFSAKFGGATGNLNAHHVAYPNYNWIDFSNNFVNNSLGLDRSQTTTQIEHYDNLAALFDGLKRINTILIDLDRDVWTYVSMDYFKQKIKEGEIGSSAMPHKVNPIDFENSEGNLGIANAIFEHLSAKLPISRLQRDLTDSTVLRNVGVPIGHTVLAMASLLKGLNKLLLNEAKIHADLEENWAVAAEAIQTVLRREGYPKPYEALKELTRTNEKITATSIANFIDTLNVSEEIKNELRKISPFTFTGVDLI
- a CDS encoding IS3 family transposase: MIRETKDKYNNYSLDNICRLFGVSRQANFQYLRNKLTIESKKELVIQHVLSIREYHPRIGTRKLYHMMQPFFNEHHISIGRDALFNLLANEKLLIRTRIRKVTTTYSGHWMRKWPNLIKNYRVTAPNQLWVSDITYWKINGEFLYISFITDAYSRKIVGYSLSEHLDMKSTRNALLMALSILNENHTGLIHHSDRGVQYCAMDYVKLLHKNNINISMTENGDPKENAIAERLNGIIKNEYLKKYKPKSFNQANFLLKRSVNLYNQERPHLSINLHTPDYTHHNKTKTYRKWKNYFRTNPVKVLQD
- a CDS encoding EI24 domain-containing protein, which produces MGIFFKHFGIGLSAYGKALEIIFSKGLWWFFIFPILLNVLFFLGGFALIDFLTEYTTDWAYNLIKNENATYWGAAYVQGVLSGFIWLVFKILFFFVFAYLGGYIVIILMSPVFSILSEKTETILTGKKYPFDADQLMRDIARGVLIAFRNLFIELLFIVGVFILSFIPIVGQLGAIFLFFVSSYFYGFSFMDYTIERQKYSVKQSVEFIRQHKGIAIANGVLFSVFMLIPFCGYTLAGFVSIISVVAATISTHKVLVETKS
- a CDS encoding menaquinone biosynthesis protein; amino-acid sequence: MKVKVSIVSYSNTLPFLYGLQHSDILNEIDLQLDIPSKCAEKLLTNQVDIGLVPIAILPEMKEHHIITDYCIGATKKVNSVVLYSDVPLYKIDTILLDYQSKTSINLVQVLAKQFWKIAPTFKNASVGFEQKIGGSIAGVIIGDRTFDLPKTFKYQYDLAEEWIRVTQLPFAFACWVSNKKMPEEFIQKLNAALKFGVENIAQSVNLSTNQHIDKSKLENYLIHDISYPLNNEKRKSIDLFLRFLRENVNI